In Thermotomaculum hydrothermale, a single genomic region encodes these proteins:
- a CDS encoding sensor histidine kinase, with protein MKNKFGAGVKKKISSAMILLTNIGLFVVLAYLVFYERNAYFSLRREAGKALMTSVSHNLEYSLRSEKKLKEQLRGNLLSLASYFSEEAVKNGKLNLERLISLSRKFKIYKLVVFDKDCEVKYVSRGRFGRGGFLKANIKSVCQGKEDHYVIGLKQSYRRIGYRFGLAKNLKTGGAILLLVDATYLKEMFDKISFLHVLDNIAKYKDIELVRFEKFDQVIFEKYRNQNIAKKLIYSPVTEKNGEVIQTKVVSIGDTRFLLVSSNVFLDGEWQGCLRLGLSLSYLQLLDKGFLVLAFILFVLVVLMDAFYFYALNKSERLYRESSKFNSVLNQIEDGIVIRQLDGSVFQNDAVSRLIGDKKNSVLSMSDGVKTFDIKGKKIMVAKKTYPFGEVFIIRDVTIEEASKESKEREKKIFSMGKLASSFAHEVRNPLNTISMIIQQVAFSKKLSDSEKDMINIVKGEIERLNAIVNEFMEVSKTPELKFKNVLISSFLNDIVKFYQESIKNTSKEIKVSIKEDFSVQMDLAKFKGVIINLIQNAFEANASRVELEVSLADNFGILKVKDNGEGMTEDEAERAFDLYFTTKSKGSGLGLPYVQRIVSLHGGFVKLQSEKGRGATVEIFLPLKKGDE; from the coding sequence TTGAAAAACAAGTTTGGGGCAGGTGTAAAGAAAAAAATTTCGTCGGCAATGATACTTTTGACTAATATAGGTTTATTTGTTGTGCTTGCCTACCTTGTTTTTTATGAGAGAAACGCATATTTTTCCCTGAGAAGAGAAGCTGGAAAGGCTCTTATGACTTCTGTAAGCCACAACCTTGAATACTCTCTAAGAAGCGAGAAAAAATTGAAAGAACAGTTAAGAGGAAATCTCCTTTCCCTTGCTTCTTACTTTTCTGAAGAAGCTGTTAAAAATGGAAAATTAAATTTAGAGAGGCTAATTTCCCTATCAAGAAAATTCAAAATCTATAAGCTTGTTGTTTTTGATAAAGACTGTGAAGTTAAATATGTGTCACGGGGAAGGTTTGGACGAGGTGGATTTTTAAAGGCTAACATAAAAAGTGTTTGTCAGGGGAAAGAAGACCACTATGTTATTGGTCTTAAACAGAGTTACAGGAGAATTGGGTACAGGTTCGGGTTGGCAAAAAACCTTAAAACAGGCGGAGCAATTTTATTATTGGTAGATGCAACCTATCTTAAAGAGATGTTTGACAAAATATCATTTCTCCATGTGTTGGATAATATTGCTAAATATAAAGATATAGAATTAGTAAGATTTGAAAAATTTGACCAGGTGATTTTTGAAAAATACCGTAACCAGAATATTGCTAAAAAGCTAATCTACTCTCCGGTGACAGAAAAAAATGGGGAAGTTATTCAAACAAAGGTAGTAAGCATTGGTGATACCAGGTTTTTACTTGTATCAAGTAATGTATTTCTTGATGGAGAATGGCAGGGGTGTTTAAGGTTGGGGCTCTCGTTAAGTTATCTTCAACTCCTTGATAAAGGATTTTTAGTTTTAGCATTTATTCTGTTTGTTCTTGTTGTTTTAATGGATGCTTTTTACTTCTATGCTTTAAATAAAAGTGAAAGATTATACAGAGAAAGCTCAAAATTTAACTCTGTTTTGAATCAGATTGAAGACGGAATAGTGATTAGGCAATTGGATGGAAGCGTTTTTCAAAATGATGCTGTATCCAGATTGATTGGCGATAAAAAAAATAGTGTTTTGAGTATGTCTGATGGGGTTAAAACATTTGATATAAAAGGGAAAAAGATAATGGTGGCGAAAAAAACATACCCTTTTGGAGAGGTATTTATTATCAGGGATGTAACAATAGAAGAGGCATCAAAAGAGTCAAAGGAAAGGGAAAAAAAGATATTTTCAATGGGTAAGCTTGCCTCATCCTTTGCTCACGAGGTTAGAAACCCCTTAAATACAATTTCAATGATTATTCAGCAGGTGGCATTTTCAAAAAAATTATCTGATTCAGAGAAAGATATGATCAATATTGTAAAAGGGGAGATTGAAAGGTTGAATGCTATTGTAAACGAATTTATGGAAGTTTCAAAAACACCTGAATTAAAATTTAAAAATGTTTTAATATCCTCTTTTTTAAATGATATTGTAAAGTTTTACCAAGAATCCATAAAAAACACTTCAAAAGAGATAAAAGTATCCATTAAAGAAGATTTTTCTGTACAAATGGATTTAGCAAAGTTTAAAGGGGTAATAATTAATCTAATTCAAAACGCCTTTGAGGCTAATGCAAGCAGGGTTGAATTAGAGGTAAGCCTGGCTGATAATTTCGGGATATTAAAGGTAAAAGATAATGGAGAGGGAATGACAGAAGATGAAGCAGAAAGGGCGTTTGACTTATACTTTACTACAAAATCTAAAGGAAGCGGTTTAGGGCTTCCTTATGTTCAGAGGATAGTGTCCCTGCACGGTGGGTTTGTGAAATTACAGTCAGAAAAAGGCAGAGGAGCAACTGTGGAGATTTTTTTACCATTAAAAAAGGGAGATGAATAG
- a CDS encoding DUF4405 domain-containing protein, with translation MKKGFKIRNFVSLFIAWTGLLSIVSGIVLYFAPVGRVAYWIDWRFLGLSKSQWNAFHTITSFFLAVFVIWHLILNWKPFVNYMKDKVNNINFTVKEFAWSIIITILISVFSIYSIPPISYVMDFGDYLTHSWEKRDTVPVIPHAELLTLKEFCEKLNIPLDKAIQRLQILNIKGVSPDKTIKEIAEENNVAPKNIGEMLSYKFSAKSESSKSTANENQNIHQNNQVEDEYQGRMGRQPQNGSFDGVRYIGKMSLKDFCYKLNIDISRAKELLKKRGFEGIDETKTLRDIARDNGLIPRELGEMLYTLKEKDK, from the coding sequence ATGAAAAAAGGATTTAAAATAAGAAATTTTGTATCTCTATTTATTGCATGGACAGGGTTATTGTCTATAGTTTCCGGGATAGTTTTGTACTTTGCCCCCGTGGGTAGAGTGGCATATTGGATTGATTGGCGTTTTTTAGGCTTATCAAAATCCCAATGGAATGCTTTCCATACTATTACGAGTTTCTTTTTAGCTGTTTTTGTAATATGGCATTTAATATTAAACTGGAAGCCTTTTGTAAATTATATGAAGGATAAGGTAAATAACATTAATTTCACCGTGAAAGAGTTTGCCTGGTCAATTATTATTACAATTTTAATTTCCGTTTTTTCAATATATTCAATCCCACCTATCTCTTATGTTATGGATTTTGGCGATTATCTCACTCATTCATGGGAAAAAAGAGATACAGTACCGGTTATTCCGCATGCTGAACTACTAACATTGAAAGAATTTTGCGAAAAATTAAATATTCCTCTTGATAAGGCTATACAAAGGCTCCAGATTTTAAATATTAAAGGGGTGTCTCCTGATAAAACTATTAAAGAGATAGCAGAAGAAAATAATGTTGCCCCGAAAAACATAGGGGAGATGTTAAGCTATAAATTTTCGGCAAAAAGCGAATCTTCCAAATCTACTGCTAATGAAAATCAAAATATTCATCAAAATAATCAGGTTGAGGATGAATACCAGGGTAGAATGGGAAGACAACCACAAAACGGAAGTTTTGATGGAGTAAGATATATAGGAAAGATGAGTTTGAAAGACTTTTGCTATAAATTAAATATTGATATTTCAAGGGCCAAGGAATTGCTGAAGAAAAGGGGTTTTGAAGGAATTGACGAAACTAAGACCCTCAGGGATATTGCAAGGGATAACGGTTTAATCCCGAGGGAGTTAGGCGAGATGTTATATACTCTCAAAGAAAAAGATAAATAA
- a CDS encoding DUF2202 domain-containing protein codes for MKKILSILTIAILLAVPAMAGNGRGACGNGGGSALGSTYYDVSQETTINATVIGFDTVYPSRLIVTMEDSRQLAVFMAPKWYLAQQNITFTEGQVITIIGVLTTFSDSTDGIIARQVISGDSLYEFRDANGIPLWISTRGMAGRKGRRGGRGGYGAAAYGNISPCGNLATIISSLPVQDLNDVEVDMLEKMRQEEKLARDVYLTLYEKWGLRIFSNIAQSEQTHMDAVKVLLDKYGLEDPATNNVIGVFTDQAFTDLYNSLVEKGSVSLTEALKVGATIEDLDIKDLEDEIALTNNEDIKMVFQNLMKGSRNHLRSFYRLVVANGETYEPQFISQEEFDSIVNSPMERGVVLDADGNVYSTCGRVNN; via the coding sequence ATGAAAAAGATTTTATCAATTTTAACAATTGCAATTTTATTGGCAGTTCCCGCTATGGCAGGGAACGGTAGAGGAGCCTGTGGTAATGGAGGAGGAAGTGCGTTAGGGTCAACTTATTATGATGTGAGCCAGGAAACAACAATTAATGCAACGGTAATAGGGTTTGATACTGTTTATCCTTCAAGGCTTATTGTAACGATGGAAGATTCCAGGCAGCTTGCGGTTTTTATGGCGCCGAAATGGTATCTTGCTCAACAGAATATCACCTTTACTGAGGGACAGGTTATAACAATTATAGGTGTTTTGACTACTTTTTCTGATAGCACAGATGGAATTATTGCAAGGCAGGTAATTTCAGGAGATTCTCTTTACGAGTTCAGAGATGCAAATGGAATTCCTTTATGGATATCTACAAGAGGAATGGCAGGTAGAAAAGGCAGAAGAGGCGGAAGAGGTGGTTATGGAGCAGCGGCATATGGTAATATTAGCCCTTGCGGCAATCTCGCAACAATTATTTCATCCTTGCCTGTTCAGGATTTAAATGATGTGGAAGTTGATATGCTTGAAAAAATGAGACAGGAAGAAAAGCTTGCAAGAGATGTTTACCTTACTTTGTATGAGAAGTGGGGATTGAGGATTTTTTCTAATATTGCACAAAGTGAGCAAACTCATATGGATGCCGTAAAGGTTTTATTGGATAAATATGGTTTGGAAGACCCTGCAACAAATAATGTAATCGGAGTTTTTACAGACCAGGCGTTCACGGACTTATATAACAGCCTTGTTGAAAAGGGCAGTGTGTCTCTTACTGAGGCATTGAAAGTAGGGGCTACAATTGAGGACCTTGACATTAAAGATTTGGAAGACGAGATTGCTTTAACCAACAACGAAGACATTAAAATGGTATTCCAGAACTTGATGAAAGGTTCAAGAAACCATTTGAGAAGTTTTTATAGGCTGGTTGTTGCAAATGGTGAAACATATGAACCTCAATTCATCTCTCAGGAAGAATTTGACTCAATAGTAAACTCTCCGATGGAAAGAGGAGTTGTTTTAGACGCAGATGGTAATGTTTATTCCACTTGTGGTAGGGTGAATAACTAA
- a CDS encoding FAD-binding oxidoreductase: MLNKNFEKEMNEIFKNKFSSSFEKRVLNSYDATNKNILPDYVLYAENEQDVIQCCKICSKYKIPVIPRGAGCGFSGGALAVNGGLSLVLDKMNSIEIDNENLIAIVEPGATTYSIQKKAEKFNLFYPPDPSSLKISTIGGNIAENAGGPRAVKYGVTKDWVIALEVILINGEKLYIGKPLKKDVAGYNLTGLFVGSEGTLGIITKAYLKLIPKPEGFLSGIFMFDSIKNAAKAISKIIAEGFQPSKLEFMDKFSLNALRKAGKDVPEKAEAVVLIEVDGEKKSLFEKLERIRKKVEEIGLIDFAIAKNEGENERIWELRRSLSPIINLYGNTKMNEDVVVPRSEIPNLLDYVENLIQQFNLTIVCFGHAGDGNIHVNFMFNKEDTETVKKVETALDLLFKKVIELGGSISGEHGIGIAKKKFMKYQFSEKEIELFREIKNVFDPDNLLNPGKIFDME, from the coding sequence ATGTTAAATAAAAACTTTGAAAAAGAAATGAATGAAATATTTAAAAATAAATTTTCATCCTCTTTCGAAAAGAGGGTTTTAAATTCATATGATGCAACAAATAAAAACATTCTGCCTGACTATGTCCTCTATGCAGAAAACGAACAGGATGTTATTCAATGCTGTAAGATTTGCTCAAAGTATAAAATTCCAGTGATTCCACGAGGTGCAGGATGTGGCTTTTCCGGTGGTGCACTTGCTGTCAACGGGGGATTATCCCTTGTCCTTGACAAAATGAACAGCATTGAAATAGACAATGAAAACCTGATTGCCATTGTTGAACCTGGGGCAACCACATACTCAATTCAAAAAAAGGCAGAAAAATTCAACCTCTTTTATCCTCCAGACCCGTCTTCTTTAAAGATAAGTACAATAGGGGGAAATATTGCAGAAAATGCAGGGGGGCCAAGAGCGGTAAAGTACGGAGTTACAAAGGATTGGGTTATTGCACTTGAGGTTATACTGATAAATGGGGAAAAACTTTATATAGGAAAACCTTTAAAAAAAGATGTTGCAGGATACAACCTGACAGGGCTTTTTGTTGGAAGTGAAGGAACTCTTGGAATTATTACAAAGGCATACCTTAAATTAATCCCAAAACCTGAAGGGTTTTTAAGCGGTATATTTATGTTTGATTCAATTAAAAATGCAGCAAAGGCAATATCAAAGATTATTGCAGAGGGATTTCAGCCGTCAAAGCTTGAGTTTATGGATAAATTCTCCCTGAATGCTTTAAGAAAAGCGGGGAAGGATGTCCCTGAAAAGGCAGAGGCTGTGGTTTTAATTGAGGTTGACGGAGAAAAAAAATCACTTTTTGAAAAGCTTGAAAGGATAAGGAAAAAAGTTGAAGAAATAGGATTAATTGACTTTGCTATAGCAAAAAACGAAGGGGAAAATGAAAGGATATGGGAATTGAGAAGAAGCCTATCCCCTATAATCAACCTTTACGGAAATACAAAGATGAACGAAGATGTTGTTGTACCAAGGAGTGAAATTCCAAATCTCCTTGATTATGTTGAAAACCTTATTCAACAGTTTAACCTTACAATTGTTTGCTTTGGTCATGCTGGAGATGGAAATATTCATGTAAACTTTATGTTTAATAAAGAAGATACTGAAACCGTTAAAAAGGTTGAAACTGCCCTTGATTTACTCTTTAAAAAGGTAATTGAGTTGGGAGGCTCAATTTCGGGAGAACACGGAATAGGGATTGCAAAAAAGAAGTTTATGAAATACCAGTTTTCAGAAAAGGAAATTGAGTTGTTTAGAGAAATAAAAAATGTATTTGACCCTGACAACCTTTTAAACCCAGGAAAAATATTTGATATGGAGTAA
- a CDS encoding flavin reductase yields MMFREVKIEDLKINPFTLIGKEWMLITAGKENNFNTMTASWGFLGYIWERNVAATFIRPTRYTYQFSEKYNEFTLCFFEEKHKEALTLLGTVSGRDRDKVKESGLTPVFDGDFTYFKEAKLVFSCKKLYFGDLDNSNFLDKSIEKFYPKKDYHRMYFGEIIKVLTK; encoded by the coding sequence ATTATGTTTAGAGAAGTTAAAATTGAGGATTTAAAAATTAATCCATTTACACTAATTGGAAAGGAATGGATGTTAATAACAGCGGGAAAGGAAAACAACTTCAACACAATGACAGCAAGCTGGGGATTTTTAGGATACATCTGGGAGAGAAATGTCGCTGCCACATTTATAAGGCCAACAAGGTACACATATCAATTTTCAGAAAAATACAATGAATTTACCCTATGCTTTTTTGAAGAAAAGCACAAAGAGGCACTTACCTTATTAGGCACTGTCTCTGGAAGAGACAGAGACAAGGTAAAAGAATCAGGGCTCACCCCTGTTTTTGACGGAGACTTTACATACTTTAAAGAGGCTAAACTTGTATTTTCTTGCAAAAAGCTCTATTTTGGAGACCTTGACAATTCAAATTTTTTAGATAAATCTATTGAAAAGTTTTATCCAAAAAAGGATTACCATAGAATGTATTTTGGAGAAATAATAAAGGTGTTAACAAAATAA
- the polA gene encoding DNA polymerase I, with protein sequence MEKSFYIIDAYAHIFRSYYAIRNIDNNAIYGFTRILIKLFKDYNPEYAVCVFDTGKPTFRHEMFEDYKATRKKMPEDLAMQIPKIKEIVDAFNIERLEIEGLEADDLIATLSYKASQEGFKVYIVSSDKDLFQLVNDNVFILDPKKDYKIYDSKGIEEFFGVSPDQVADVLALMGDASDNIPGAKGIGEKTAKKLIKEFGSLDRLYNNLYLVKGKTKEKLEKSRENVFLSKKLVELDIHRNLNIDIESFRVKQPDFEKLYSIFRELKFNSLIKELELEGKTAHKEEEKEYVLIDTIEKLKEFIKILQKQKFVAFDTETCNLDIVSPKLAGISFSFEKNKGYYIPLISENKEILPTQTVISLLKPVLENEKIKKCGHNLKYDYQVLKGHGIEVKGIEDDSMILSYLLNSNLRQHNLDDAARDYLDYTTIKYKELTEDKKLSFCDLPAEKVYKYSSEDSDVALQLTNLLKNKVKELNMEDLYKNIEMPLVKILAEMELNGVLVDRDFLEKLSKEFEEKLKKLEMEIFEEAGCQFNINSPKQLGEVLFEKLQLPVLKKTKKTKSYSTSHEILEQLANDFKIARLIVDYRKFGKLKSTYVDALPKLIHPKTGRIHTSYNQTVTATGRLSSSNPNLQNIPARTEEGKRIREAFIAPEGYKLISADYSQIELRVLAHLSGDKTLIEAFKKGADIHSETASQLFGVSADKVTSELRAKAKAINFGIIYGKKEYSLSQELGITPKEAKDFIQSYFEKMPSVKEFIENTIENAKKEGFVKTMFGRIRYVPEFKSNNFNIRQHGERIAINTVIQGTAADIIKIAMINLDKRLRDLKESAKLIMQVHDELIFEVKEENIEKISKIVKEEMENAADLTVPLTVNISIGNNWAEAK encoded by the coding sequence ATGGAAAAGAGTTTTTACATTATTGACGCTTACGCACACATTTTCAGAAGTTACTATGCAATAAGGAATATTGACAACAATGCAATTTACGGATTTACAAGGATTTTAATTAAACTTTTTAAAGATTACAATCCTGAATACGCTGTCTGTGTTTTTGATACTGGAAAACCAACATTCAGGCATGAGATGTTTGAAGATTACAAAGCAACAAGGAAGAAAATGCCGGAAGATTTGGCAATGCAAATACCTAAAATTAAGGAAATTGTTGATGCATTTAATATAGAAAGGCTTGAAATTGAGGGGCTTGAGGCTGACGATTTAATTGCAACCCTATCTTACAAAGCCTCTCAAGAGGGCTTCAAGGTTTACATAGTTTCAAGCGACAAGGATTTGTTTCAACTGGTAAACGACAATGTTTTTATTTTAGACCCTAAAAAAGATTACAAAATTTATGATTCAAAGGGAATTGAAGAATTCTTTGGAGTGTCCCCAGATCAGGTTGCTGATGTTCTTGCTTTAATGGGCGATGCATCAGACAATATCCCGGGGGCAAAAGGAATTGGCGAAAAGACTGCAAAAAAACTCATAAAAGAGTTTGGAAGCCTGGACAGGCTTTACAACAACCTTTACCTTGTAAAGGGGAAGACAAAAGAAAAACTTGAAAAAAGCAGAGAAAATGTTTTTCTTTCAAAAAAATTAGTAGAACTTGATATACACAGGAATTTAAACATTGATATTGAAAGTTTTAGGGTAAAACAGCCTGATTTTGAGAAGCTTTATTCAATTTTCAGGGAATTAAAGTTTAATTCATTAATAAAAGAATTGGAATTGGAAGGCAAAACAGCTCACAAAGAAGAAGAGAAAGAATATGTTTTAATAGATACAATAGAAAAACTAAAAGAGTTTATAAAAATACTTCAAAAGCAAAAGTTTGTTGCCTTTGACACAGAAACCTGCAACCTTGATATTGTATCGCCAAAACTTGCAGGAATTTCCTTCTCTTTTGAAAAAAACAAAGGATACTATATCCCCCTGATTTCAGAAAACAAAGAGATTTTACCAACACAAACTGTTATTTCTCTTTTAAAACCTGTTTTAGAAAACGAAAAAATAAAAAAATGCGGACACAATTTAAAGTATGATTACCAGGTCTTAAAGGGACACGGAATTGAGGTTAAGGGGATTGAAGACGATTCAATGATTCTCTCTTACCTTTTAAACTCAAACCTGAGACAACACAATTTAGACGATGCTGCAAGGGATTACCTTGATTACACCACAATAAAATACAAAGAGTTAACAGAGGATAAAAAACTCTCGTTTTGCGATTTGCCTGCTGAAAAGGTTTACAAATACTCCTCCGAAGACTCGGATGTTGCACTTCAACTTACAAACCTTTTAAAAAACAAGGTTAAAGAGTTAAATATGGAGGATTTGTATAAAAATATTGAAATGCCACTTGTTAAAATTCTTGCTGAAATGGAATTAAACGGAGTGCTTGTTGATAGAGATTTTCTTGAAAAATTGTCAAAAGAGTTTGAGGAAAAACTTAAAAAGCTTGAAATGGAAATATTTGAAGAGGCAGGCTGTCAGTTTAACATAAACTCTCCAAAGCAGTTAGGAGAGGTGCTTTTTGAAAAACTTCAGCTTCCTGTTTTGAAAAAGACTAAAAAAACCAAATCATACTCAACAAGCCACGAAATATTAGAACAGCTTGCAAATGATTTCAAAATTGCAAGGCTTATAGTTGATTACAGAAAATTTGGAAAGCTTAAATCAACCTATGTTGATGCACTTCCCAAGCTGATTCACCCTAAAACAGGAAGGATTCACACAAGTTACAATCAGACTGTAACTGCAACAGGCAGGCTTTCTTCATCAAACCCCAACCTTCAAAACATCCCTGCAAGAACAGAAGAGGGGAAAAGAATAAGGGAAGCATTTATTGCACCAGAAGGTTATAAACTTATTTCAGCAGACTATTCCCAGATTGAGTTAAGGGTATTAGCCCACCTTTCTGGTGATAAAACACTTATAGAGGCTTTCAAAAAGGGTGCTGATATCCATAGCGAAACAGCATCTCAACTATTCGGGGTTAGCGCAGACAAGGTTACCTCTGAGTTAAGGGCAAAGGCAAAGGCAATAAACTTTGGAATAATTTACGGGAAAAAGGAGTACTCACTATCGCAGGAATTGGGAATAACTCCCAAAGAGGCAAAGGATTTTATTCAGTCTTACTTTGAAAAAATGCCTTCAGTTAAAGAATTTATAGAAAACACAATTGAAAACGCAAAAAAGGAAGGGTTTGTAAAAACAATGTTTGGAAGGATAAGGTATGTGCCTGAATTTAAATCAAACAACTTTAACATAAGGCAACACGGGGAAAGAATTGCAATAAACACGGTAATTCAGGGAACTGCCGCAGACATAATAAAAATTGCAATGATAAACCTTGATAAAAGATTAAGGGATTTAAAAGAAAGTGCAAAACTTATTATGCAGGTACACGATGAATTGATTTTTGAAGTAAAAGAAGAGAACATAGAAAAAATTTCAAAAATAGTAAAAGAAGAGATGGAAAATGCCGCAGATTTAACCGTGCCTTTAACTGTCAACATATCAATTGGAAACAATTGGGCTGAAGCAAAGTAG
- a CDS encoding tetratricopeptide repeat protein, whose translation MKNIAKKIFGGFLILILIFLFYNYICKPYIANFYLQKGNFYAKNHKYKDAIIKYKKAINFYPKCVEAYLELGNVFYEINLLDKSIEYYKKVIKLEPDNITAHNKLGKIFLKRKNNKKAEKEFKKVIEINPNFSEPYCSLSIIYARNNQFDKSIKYLNKAIQLDPKNAEAYSLLCILYSYLKQYDTALQICKKAIKKIPNNNQLHFILAKIYTELKQYKSAIKECNYILNKNPKEIGVYYQLGEIFYALNKYNNAITNFKKYLKEKPYDQEAHFILGSIYIKLKQYNKAKQELSILQTLKSNYAYQLENQLDK comes from the coding sequence ATGAAAAATATCGCTAAAAAAATTTTTGGTGGATTTTTAATATTAATTCTAATTTTTCTTTTTTATAATTATATATGTAAACCATATATAGCAAATTTCTATTTGCAAAAAGGAAATTTTTACGCCAAAAATCACAAATATAAAGATGCAATTATAAAATATAAAAAAGCCATTAATTTTTATCCAAAATGTGTTGAAGCCTATCTGGAGTTAGGAAACGTTTTCTATGAAATAAATTTGTTAGACAAATCAATAGAATATTACAAAAAAGTCATAAAATTGGAACCAGATAATATAACCGCTCATAATAAACTAGGAAAGATATTTTTAAAAAGGAAAAATAACAAAAAAGCCGAAAAAGAATTCAAAAAAGTAATTGAAATTAATCCAAATTTTTCAGAACCTTACTGTTCTCTATCAATAATTTATGCGAGAAATAATCAATTTGATAAATCAATTAAATACCTAAATAAAGCCATCCAATTAGATCCTAAAAATGCTGAAGCATATAGTCTTCTCTGCATCTTATACTCATATTTAAAACAATATGATACTGCACTACAAATTTGCAAAAAAGCTATAAAAAAAATCCCTAATAATAACCAATTACATTTTATTCTAGCAAAAATTTACACCGAGTTAAAACAATATAAAAGTGCAATTAAAGAATGTAATTACATATTAAATAAAAATCCAAAGGAAATAGGAGTTTATTATCAATTAGGGGAAATTTTTTATGCTTTAAATAAATATAATAATGCAATCACAAATTTTAAAAAATATTTGAAAGAAAAACCTTATGACCAAGAAGCACATTTTATTTTAGGTTCCATTTACATCAAATTAAAACAATATAATAAAGCAAAACAAGAATTATCTATTCTGCAAACATTAAAAAGTAATTATGCCTATCAATTAGAAAATCAACTTGACAAATAA
- a CDS encoding DUF362 domain-containing protein, giving the protein MAHWIDDECISCGACAAECPVEAISEGEDKYVIDPDLCTDCGSCVEVCPTGAIHEPEE; this is encoded by the coding sequence ATGGCACACTGGATTGATGACGAATGCATCTCATGCGGTGCGTGTGCAGCAGAATGCCCTGTTGAAGCAATTTCAGAGGGTGAAGACAAGTATGTAATTGATCCTGATCTTTGCACAGACTGCGGTTCTTGCGTTGAGGTTTGCCCAACCGGGGCTATTCACGAACCTGAAGAATAA
- a CDS encoding thioredoxin family protein, which produces MKVKELNDESFFETIKNSEKLVIVDCYSPKCAPCKVLEPIMEKFADEFPDAQFYRIDVVENYKVMKEFGIFSVPCILFFKNGQLQSEVIGLYPEETLRLKIKAMLEA; this is translated from the coding sequence ATGAAAGTAAAAGAATTAAATGATGAAAGTTTCTTTGAGACTATTAAAAATTCAGAAAAGTTAGTAATTGTTGACTGCTATTCACCTAAGTGTGCACCCTGTAAGGTGTTAGAGCCTATTATGGAGAAGTTTGCTGACGAATTTCCTGATGCCCAGTTTTACAGGATTGATGTTGTTGAAAATTACAAAGTGATGAAAGAGTTTGGCATTTTTTCTGTTCCCTGCATACTCTTTTTTAAAAACGGCCAGCTTCAGAGCGAAGTGATTGGATTATACCCTGAGGAAACACTAAGGCTAAAGATTAAGGCGATGCTTGAAGCATAA